A genomic window from Pirellulaceae bacterium includes:
- a CDS encoding malectin domain-containing carbohydrate-binding protein: MRLCFAEPDAISVCDRVQDISVQGKNIIDNLDIYAESGGMLRGLVRTIHDVPLENVLQLHLRASKGKPLLRGIEVVRTE, translated from the coding sequence ATACGACTATGCTTCGCCGAACCTGACGCAATTTCTGTCTGCGATCGCGTGCAAGACATTTCAGTTCAAGGCAAAAACATCATTGACAACCTCGACATTTACGCTGAGTCCGGTGGGATGCTGCGTGGGCTGGTCCGCACTATTCACGATGTCCCGCTTGAGAACGTACTGCAATTGCACCTTCGCGCATCGAAGGGTAAGCCCCTGCTGCGCGGTATCGAGGTGGTGCGAACGGAATAA
- a CDS encoding PQQ-binding-like beta-propeller repeat protein produces MTPATKPVVAEGLLLLSSSCTDSLTAYDIKTGSQLWECRANGPLQFTPAISDQSVCLGSDNGVLYCGKLQTDELIWKLRSVPSQRLVLGNRRLISMWPVRGGQLVAEGNVYFATGTGPFEGIFVYAVEIALGKLI; encoded by the coding sequence TTGACGCCGGCTACGAAACCGGTTGTTGCAGAAGGTCTTCTATTACTATCATCTTCTTGCACTGACTCACTAACCGCTTACGACATCAAAACTGGCAGCCAACTCTGGGAATGTCGCGCCAACGGCCCCTTGCAATTCACTCCCGCGATCTCGGACCAATCGGTCTGTTTAGGATCGGATAATGGTGTTCTTTATTGCGGCAAGCTGCAAACCGACGAACTGATTTGGAAACTACGTTCGGTCCCCAGCCAACGTCTTGTGTTAGGCAACCGCCGACTGATCTCGATGTGGCCGGTCCGAGGCGGCCAACTGGTGGCCGAAGGCAACGTCTATTTCGCGACAGGAACCGGGCCCTTCGAAGGAATTTTTGTCTACGCCGTGGAGATCGCGTTGGGAAAACTTATTTAG